TGACGGATTTGTCATGACAGACTGGACATCCAGTGATACCTGCGATATCGTCAACGCAATGGCAGCCGGAAATGGCTGGATCACACCGGGCGGAATGGATGACACACAGACGATGCAGCTTGTAGAAGGTATACAGAACGGACGAATTGACCGAAAACGTCTGGAGAAGAGTGTGTATCGTATGATGAAAGTAATTTTAAAGTTTTATTAGATCCCTCAGTATAGTATGGGGTGGGACTTTTCTCCCAACTATATTTGAATTGACAGGGAGAGAAATAAACCATCTTGAGAAAGGAGAAAGAGATGAAGAAAATTAAATTTAATACGGGTTGGAATTTTTATATGGGAAGTGGAAGTGCGCTGCAGACGATGGAAGAGGGAAATCCAGAAGAAACAGCAGTTACGCTTCCGCATGATGCGTCTATTCTTCGCCCGCGCGATTCAAAAGAAGCAGGTGGAAGTGGAAACGGTTTCTTTCGGGAAGAAAACTATCACTATATAAAAGAATTTCAGCTTCCGGCAGAGGATGCAGGAAAATGTGTATGGCTGGAATTTGAAGGAATCTATCAAAATGCATTTGTATATATCAATAACTCATTCGCAGGAAAAAATCCATATGGATATGGAAATTTTTATGTGGATGCTACCAAATATGTGCATGCCGGACAGAAGAATACGATTAAAGTTGTTGTAAAAAATGCAGTACCGAGTGGACGCTGGTATACCGGCGGTGGAATCTACAGAGATGTAAATATTATGGTTTCAGAACCGCTGCATCTGGCACCACAGGGAGTCCGCCTTGCGACAGTAGAGGCAGAAAAGGATCTGGCGGTGATTCGTGTAGAACTTCCGGTGGAATACCATGGTACACAAGTCCGAGAGGCTGAGATAAAATTGCAGCTGATAGATGCACAGGGAAAAGTGGCAGCAGAAAATAAGATGCCGGTTACAATCGATGAATATGGAGAAAAATCATATCGGATGATGTTGTATGTGGATCAGCCGAATCTCTGGAATGTTGAGCATCCGTATCTGTATCAGTATAAAGTGCAGCTGACAGAACAGGGAGAAGTACTGGATGAAGAAAGCGGAAGTTTTGGAATCCGTAAACTTCAGTTAGATGTGAAACATGGTTTGCGAGTTAATGGTAAAAGCGTAAAACTTCGGGGTGGATGTATTCATCACGACAATGGCATTATCGGGGCGGCAGAATTTCCTCATGCGGAGGAGATGCGTGTCAGAAGATTAAAAGAGGCAGGATATAACGCAATCCGAAGCTCCCACTATCCAATGAGCCGGGTTCTTCTTGAAGCCTGCGACAGACTTGGTATGTACGTCATGGACGAATTCAGTGACGTATGGACCACGACGAAAGGTGAGTTTGATTACGGAATGGTCATGACAGAATGGTGGGAGAAAGATGTTACAAACATGGTCTGGAAGGATTATAACCATCCGTGTGTAGTAATGTATTCTATAGGAAATGAGATTCCGGAATGTGGAAATAAACTGGATATACAAATGGGAAAGAAAATCGCAGACAAGATTCGTTCTCTGGATGACACCAGATATGCGACAAACAGCGTGAACTTTGTGTTGAGTATACAAGATCGAATGGGCGAGATCATGGCTGGCATGGCAGCAGAAAATGCACAGGAAGTGCAGAAAAAAGAAGAAGCTTCTGGTGCAGAACAGCAGGAAATTAACAGCATGATGACAGATTTTGCTGCATTTATGGACCGGATTGTTGCTGGAGAAACTGCAGGAAAAGCGACAGAAGAAGCATTTGGCCAGGTGGATATAGCGGGCTACAATTATGCTGCATGCAGATACGAAAGTGATCGGGAAAAGTATCCGGATCGAATTATTGTTGGATCAGAGACAACACCGCAGAGTCTGGATATGAACTGGCCGTTGGTAGAAAAATATTCAAATGTTATTGGAGATTTCTCATGGACTGCGTGGGACTATCTAGGGGAAGCTGGTATTGGAAAAATCACATATGGAGAGAAAAAAGAAATGGAATTCTACGCTCCATACCCTTATAAAGCGGCTTACTGTGGTGACATGAACCTTTTGGGAGACAGAAGAGTGATTTCTTACTGGAGAGAAATTATATGGGGACTGAGAAAGACGCCATATATTGCTGTACAGCCACCACAGCATCATGGAGAAAGGAAAAACCTTACAAACTGGACGATGACAGATGCTGTAAATAGCTGGAACTGGAAAGGTTACGAGGGAAAAACGGTAACAGTTGAAGTTTATGCAGATGCTCAGGAGGCAGAACTGTATGTAAACGGAACTTGTGTGGAACGGAAAAAAGTAGGGGAACAGAAGAAAGCAGTCACATATTTTGAGACAACGTACGAACCGGGAGTTCTGGAAACCATTGTATATACAGACGGAAAAGAAGTCGGAAGAAACAAGATTATAACGGCGGAAAATAATCTTCGTCTGGAAGCATTTAACGATCGTACTCAGATTCCGGCAGACGGAAGTGATATCTGTTATGTGGAAATCAGTGTAAAGGATGGAAATGGCAACATAGATCCAAGTGCAAATGAGCCAGTCTGCATTACGATTGAAGGAGCAGGAAGCATACTTGGCTATGGAAGCGCAGATCCAGAATCGGAAGAAAATTATTTCGATACAGAAGCACGACCATTTGAGGGAAGATTGCGGGCAGCTGTCAGAGGAAATGGTGAAAAAGGAAAGATTACAGTGTCACTTACATCAAAGGCTTATGGAAATGCCAAAGTGGAGATTGAGACTGTATAGTTACTGTTCACGCGTAGTGCGAACAATAAAGCTGTATAAAAATGCAGGATTTATAGAAAAATCTACATGGTAAAGAGAAAGGTCTCAGATTAAAATAAGAAAAGAAGGAATGTCATTGCCAGGAAAAATTCCGTAAAAACATTCCTTCTTTGCAATTACAAAATGTATCTATGCTTTAGAAGAATCTGAAAGGTACGTACGCAACATGTTTATAATTTCATCAATATAATCTTGCAGTTCATCTTTCTGATTTCGAAACTCCCGTGCCGATAAAAGGCCAATGTGCTGCAAGGTAGAAAGTACCAGACGATGAACAAATGACAGTGAGAGAGGAAGGTCAATACCTTGCCGTAGTTCTCCGTTCTGTTGAGCTTCTGTTAGAAGAAGTTCCGCCTGTTTGTCAAGAGCTTCTGAATATAGAGTAATCGTATCAGACTGCCTTTTAGAAACAGGAGTATCCTGTGTATATGTTTCGATTAAAAGCAGTAAAGTGAGGTCATCTTTGTGTTTAAAAATCTCATTTAAAAAGGAATGAAACAGCAATAGAAATTGTTCTAAAGCAGAGCCTTTTGTCTGAGAAAGTGCTAAGGAATCATTTGCATCTAAAGTCTGTGCAACTGTGTGCGGAATAATTTCATCTTTGAGTGTAGACATGACATCGTCCATATTTTTAAAATATTTATATAAAGTTACGGTGGAAATATCCAGCTTTTTGGCAAGATTCTGCATGGTAAATGAAGCTGGTCCATCCTTTAACAGCATCTTCCGCGCAGCAGATAGTATTTCTTTTTTACGTTTTTCACGCATTTGATTAAAATAAGCAGTCTGATCCATAATATCGTCTCTTTTCTATAGTTTCTATTTTTTATTATAACAGTAAAGAAAGTTATTCGTAAAGTAGAAAAGTGCTTGTATTTCAAGAAAAAACGAGTTAACATAATGTTAAGTGATTTAACAGTGCAAAAACAAGCTAAAAAGAATAGAGATTTCCTATTCGGACAGGAGGAAAAAGTGTTAAAGACGGCAAAGATATTTCAAAATGGAATGACGCTCCAGCGAGGAAAAGAAGTTTGTGTCTGGGGACAAAGTGATTCAAGAACGACTGTGAATGTAGAAATTCAAGGACAGAGAGGCAGCTCTGTCGCAGGTGAGGATGGTGTGTGGTCAGTTATGATTCCGGCGCTTCAGGCTTCAGAGGGCGAAGTGATGCGTATCTTTACAGAGACAGAACAGTTGCAGTATGAAGATGTTGCAATCGGTGAAGTATGGGTGGCAGGCGGCCAGTCTAATATGGAGTTCTGGATGCGTTATGAGAAGTACAAAGAAGAGACGATGAAAGAACTGCCGAAGAATAGACTTCGTTTTTATGATGTTCCAGAAATCAGCTATGATGGTCAGATAGAAGAATTTGACTATAGTAGACAGGCTATTTGGAGAAAGGCGACAAATGAGGACCTCGAGTACTTTTCGGCAGTCGGCTATTATTTCCAAAGGGAACTGGAATCAGCGTTAGATGTGCCAGTTGCAATCATAGGTTGTAATTGGGGCGGTACGGTTGCGTGTGCGTGGATGAATCCAGAGACTGTGAAGAAAGTTGGACCGGCATGGATAGAAGATTATGAGAATCAGGTTGCAAAATTGGACATGGAAGAGTATTGGAAAAAGCAGCATGGGAATCCGATGAATGACAGAGGAAATATGTTTGCGGATCCGTTTACAGAATTCGTACTCCCAAGAACAAGAAGTGAGGAAGAGGTACAGGCGTTTTTCTCACAATTTGCCAATTCTATGGACTTGCAGGAATATCTTTCGATAATGATGCCGCAAAGCATACCGGGAAGTCTGTATGAGCACATGGTAAAGACAATTGCGCCATATGGAATCAGCGGATTTTTATGGTATCAGGGAGAAAGTGATGACGATACTCCGGGGATGAATGTATTTTACAAAGACATGCTGTCCGGCTTGATCTCAGACTGGAGAACACTGTGGGGAGATGATACATTACCGTTTATGGTTGTGCAGCTTCCGGGCTTTGAAAAATGGATGGACAATGACAGAAAAAATGAATATCCGATTATTCGTCAGTGTCAGCAGGATACTGCCGATACGGTAGCGAATGTTCATCTTTGTTCAATCTCAGATGCAGGAGAGCAGATTGATATCCATCCAAAGAATAAGAAAGTAGTTGGAGAGAGACTGGCACTTCTTGCAAGAAAATATGCATATGGAGAGGACATTCTTGCCGATGCACCGCGGATGGAATCTGTCACACGTAAGAAAAATATTGTTACGATTACATGGAACAATGCTGGTGACGGAATCGTGGTAAAAGGTAATAAGGTGGAAGGACTTCATGTATTTGCAGGAGAGGAAGAAAAAGCTTATTCATTTACAGTAGCAGAAAATAAACTGGTATTGCAGATGGAACAGGTTGAGGACGAACCATTACAGGTGAAATTTGCCAGAACTTCATGGTATCAGGTGAATTTATATAATTCAGCAGGAATTCCGGCTATTCCATTTGAAACGGATGGAGATATTTGAGGTTTGTTATGAGTAAATGTGTGTAGGATATGGAATATAAGACAATGCAAAAAAATGTCGGATTTACAAAAAGAATCTACATAGTATAAAGATATATTTTTAATTAAAATGAAAGAAAAAGGGAGGAATGTGTTACAATGAAAACAGAAGTGATCAAATTATATGAAAATCGAGAAGACGTTACATTAACAACATATGTATTGGAAGATTCACCGGAGATGCTTGCCGGAAAATCCAGACCTGCAATTTTAATTTGTCCGGGTGGCGGATATATGAGCTGTTCTGATCGTGAGGCAGAGCCAATTGCCATGAAATTTGCATCGATGGGATATCATACATTTGTTCTGAGATATTCTACCTATATGGGTGGGAATGCAGGTGGATTCCCAGATATCTCAAAACCACTTCCGGTAAAAGAAGAGTGTTTGTACCCGACACAGATGAGAGAGATTGGACAGGCGATGTTGATCATCCGTGAACATGCTAAAGCGTGGAAAGTTGATGCAGATCGTATTGCAGTGTGCGGATTCTCAGCAGGAGCACATAATGCGGCGATGTATGCGACAAACTGGCATACAGATACAATCAGTGAATACTTCCATGAAGACAAAGAAAAATTCCGTCCGGCGGCAGCAATT
This Ruminococcus hominis DNA region includes the following protein-coding sequences:
- a CDS encoding glycoside hydrolase family 2 TIM barrel-domain containing protein — encoded protein: MKKIKFNTGWNFYMGSGSALQTMEEGNPEETAVTLPHDASILRPRDSKEAGGSGNGFFREENYHYIKEFQLPAEDAGKCVWLEFEGIYQNAFVYINNSFAGKNPYGYGNFYVDATKYVHAGQKNTIKVVVKNAVPSGRWYTGGGIYRDVNIMVSEPLHLAPQGVRLATVEAEKDLAVIRVELPVEYHGTQVREAEIKLQLIDAQGKVAAENKMPVTIDEYGEKSYRMMLYVDQPNLWNVEHPYLYQYKVQLTEQGEVLDEESGSFGIRKLQLDVKHGLRVNGKSVKLRGGCIHHDNGIIGAAEFPHAEEMRVRRLKEAGYNAIRSSHYPMSRVLLEACDRLGMYVMDEFSDVWTTTKGEFDYGMVMTEWWEKDVTNMVWKDYNHPCVVMYSIGNEIPECGNKLDIQMGKKIADKIRSLDDTRYATNSVNFVLSIQDRMGEIMAGMAAENAQEVQKKEEASGAEQQEINSMMTDFAAFMDRIVAGETAGKATEEAFGQVDIAGYNYAACRYESDREKYPDRIIVGSETTPQSLDMNWPLVEKYSNVIGDFSWTAWDYLGEAGIGKITYGEKKEMEFYAPYPYKAAYCGDMNLLGDRRVISYWREIIWGLRKTPYIAVQPPQHHGERKNLTNWTMTDAVNSWNWKGYEGKTVTVEVYADAQEAELYVNGTCVERKKVGEQKKAVTYFETTYEPGVLETIVYTDGKEVGRNKIITAENNLRLEAFNDRTQIPADGSDICYVEISVKDGNGNIDPSANEPVCITIEGAGSILGYGSADPESEENYFDTEARPFEGRLRAAVRGNGEKGKITVSLTSKAYGNAKVEIETV
- a CDS encoding TetR/AcrR family transcriptional regulator, with protein sequence MDQTAYFNQMREKRKKEILSAARKMLLKDGPASFTMQNLAKKLDISTVTLYKYFKNMDDVMSTLKDEIIPHTVAQTLDANDSLALSQTKGSALEQFLLLFHSFLNEIFKHKDDLTLLLLIETYTQDTPVSKRQSDTITLYSEALDKQAELLLTEAQQNGELRQGIDLPLSLSFVHRLVLSTLQHIGLLSAREFRNQKDELQDYIDEIINMLRTYLSDSSKA
- a CDS encoding sialate O-acetylesterase yields the protein MLKTAKIFQNGMTLQRGKEVCVWGQSDSRTTVNVEIQGQRGSSVAGEDGVWSVMIPALQASEGEVMRIFTETEQLQYEDVAIGEVWVAGGQSNMEFWMRYEKYKEETMKELPKNRLRFYDVPEISYDGQIEEFDYSRQAIWRKATNEDLEYFSAVGYYFQRELESALDVPVAIIGCNWGGTVACAWMNPETVKKVGPAWIEDYENQVAKLDMEEYWKKQHGNPMNDRGNMFADPFTEFVLPRTRSEEEVQAFFSQFANSMDLQEYLSIMMPQSIPGSLYEHMVKTIAPYGISGFLWYQGESDDDTPGMNVFYKDMLSGLISDWRTLWGDDTLPFMVVQLPGFEKWMDNDRKNEYPIIRQCQQDTADTVANVHLCSISDAGEQIDIHPKNKKVVGERLALLARKYAYGEDILADAPRMESVTRKKNIVTITWNNAGDGIVVKGNKVEGLHVFAGEEEKAYSFTVAENKLVLQMEQVEDEPLQVKFARTSWYQVNLYNSAGIPAIPFETDGDI
- a CDS encoding alpha/beta hydrolase; protein product: MKTEVIKLYENREDVTLTTYVLEDSPEMLAGKSRPAILICPGGGYMSCSDREAEPIAMKFASMGYHTFVLRYSTYMGGNAGGFPDISKPLPVKEECLYPTQMREIGQAMLIIREHAKAWKVDADRIAVCGFSAGAHNAAMYATNWHTDTISEYFHEDKEKFRPAAAILGYTLSDYIFMRDNTEKRSPMDVAFFKASNTAFLGTGEPSEELLDEVSPARHVTENTPPMYLWATASDELVPVQHSLRMAHALAEHKIPFELHVFEEGPHGLGLSTQATAAAKSQIYPDAAKWADLAGCWLEKRFAFDLPEKTAFEEMLEKGIIG